A genomic segment from Lutzomyia longipalpis isolate SR_M1_2022 chromosome 3, ASM2433408v1 encodes:
- the LOC129793423 gene encoding ctenidin-1-like: protein MRFFVVSAVLATIISVSAQGDDSGYNVEITHANIGGFGGGGFGGGGGGGGSSGAGGGFGGGEGFGGGGELGGGGSGGEGGDEGGFGGGNEGGFGGGGFGGGDHHGGWHVPDYEFKYGVKDPKTGDHKEQWEQRHHDHVKGEYWLHEPDGTKRIVTYTADPKTGFHAIVKKIGHAEHPHHYGGI, encoded by the exons ATGAGGTTTTTCGTG GTGTCCGCTGTTCTGGCCACCATCATCTCCGTGTCGGCCCAGGGGGATGATTCTGGATACAATGTTGAGATAACTCACGCCAATATTGGCGGATTTGGCGGTGGAGGCTTTGGTGGCGGCGGCGGCGGCGGTGGTAGCAGTGGCGCCGGTGGAGGATTCGGAGGTGGTGAAGGATTTGGAGGTGGTGGAGAATTAGGAGGGGGTGGAAGCGGTGGTGAAGGAGGCGATGAAGGCGGTTTTGGAGGTGGAAATGAGGGCGGCTTCGGGGGTGGAGGCTTCGGAGGCGGTGACCATCACGGTGGATGG CATGTTCCGGACTATGAATTCAAATACGGAGTAAAAGACCCGAAAACTGGAGATCATAAAGAACAGTGGGAGCAGCGTCATCATGATCACGTAAAGGGTGAATACTGGCTCCATGAACCCGATGGTACAAAGCGTATCGTAACGTACACTGCGGACCCCAAGACGGGTTTCCATGCCATTGTTAAAAAGATTGGACATGCCGAGCATCCACATCACTACGGTGGAATCTAA